The following coding sequences lie in one Crassostrea angulata isolate pt1a10 chromosome 10, ASM2561291v2, whole genome shotgun sequence genomic window:
- the LOC128166308 gene encoding polycystin-1-like isoform X1, which yields MDIPAGIALCFLLIFSTEASDPKGCFKENKRQRHFSITPGDFVPNQMTPAICASKCGSFKFNFCAVTQGQFCFCGHSLPPASEQDLTEAGCSDMCHGDITIKCGGKDFVTVYSTSPPIEGLEVTPSISQIETGNDVSFTPSYESAGEDLTFQLDFGNDGGKTDKNQTSMWTTKYFTPGLYQVILYGNDNQNSILEKQATTAILVEARPQNVSLSCPNNAATYEDTVCVLDVMTGTNLELTVNIDGALHSKFFISDPPIYTAGRAIVSMSSSLLAGESTADYIIMPAAEIQEAGTLIGFEYYTDTPGAVEFYILRPSCATYCFDKNDCSGGTCENINERTCSAGVQFCPASGACWNSIAPSCAAPNARYDGTQRTPLNLVATVAHTLAASPLYDYFALDLTTNDINVQPGDILAYKSTGGGILKSFASNTSESDLKTTDFSITTNAVNLGSSKRHLLRAVVSAGSIVKLPFLFTTFGTKTVDITLKNTALAVSVPLSETINVIEGIDMCALDVVEYAETGSVLQIQVLQHTGSSVTYYWNYGDGTSNNVSTIQHTYTYSIPGTYFLNVTCSNALSSKSNYTMIKIETKINNLVLASSPAITSEVTSFTLGMSTGSDYTCAWKKNGVLFAITTAITTPPNGNFDHTFSEDGTYEILVTCANNINSESSSITLIAQRRIQGLALVRTGALLNNPYTVDFVWADGTNPQFLLEFNGVTQTLTVDTFSRRGSSSVLPAEASPTSFPFNLTGYNLVSSEQITGLFGIESEITNLAINSDSPINPSLGYGTVAKSTVVTLSIDATGGTNVNIQWEHTVDSSPPTVTSQSIASWTTQVTKSFTLSTLGNHELKVTASNAYSSSTSTFKYLAIAPVKDIQFKTIAPVLFLPPADVVFELEQVPSGDPPNEATMMIDYGDGHSDTFPFSLSNTYLYSYREDGTFTVSANISNVVSHQIVTITVEVVESIVDLVIEPYPPHAPRNDPVDLRVKMKRGGTGSKLQLRWQFETAGAWTTFQDRTGSSPDGYDSQFNTYGTIGTYTVTVEAKSLLQTKSATYTIVCEEKVTGNFDLTSNFPLDFDILQTISYTLTYNDVIPTNAKMRYEYGNGESSGDIAFPIITTGSSDQKDHTYTEPGHYSTTLTLFNTVSSVTRTVMSGVYKKFSGCDAVLKWKPIVPLNGSDLDGYGPAKNIFPRDRPLRVHITCTTGTLVYYDVFAQGTVNMLSCNKTEKTLFELDFSNLEAERYDLTIKAINPIHQVSIRKSIEMQDPCKDIVIDDGGLKTSAYQWKKFNITLGMMGTQTCVHIDFGDGSVGELYGNQSMCDTFTGQALYVGPLSTITEVKHEYMTMNTYIVFANGFNAYSTCSANFTHVISDVDCSQPKVSVKDLKPVFYYPQEVKRSSMVRAVGVTDIYCTTTLDNIKKWTVYNIDENTGEDLQEIDVSSLPSHSTAELALPPLFLDYGSYRLNYRLEMVSTGFVKNENFTATVDHYVRIIKSDLIAVVYSGGVSKIQRGYAKMITIEPELYSFDPDVSAGLPQLFDNFTWWCRRSDETLPDPDVLSMPYTTTELGANPPDNGGCFRQGPGKIDTNNGTLSFDTANMQINQTYIFKIQVRKDDRMAETTAELEIVSGDPPELTVSCGTALCIPRSGGQLVRPSSRLSLLSSCTGCTLNTQFQWKIYQSNYQWTWKEIIELPTYVDGVYSNSIAIKTTMFDLDTTVKTYMVELYAKREDGQEARAYMKLFLNDPPRNGTCTISPSVGVATEVNFQVTCSGWIDEDGIESYRVYATFKDDPQERQVIFGSVSSYSVQLPVGPDYDNHSMEIFVRIADVYGAAVDFRIGTIQVLPLSKDAVVQQLVSMQVQLKDELDLALARADLSQVNEVALMYASLINMASKNGSAEYAGVDVAGTQTATGLGPDYTNRQDAFDKTGTTFEKELKYQAEREVYSQITNQIADALQRVTIATPSSIALTASTCAEVTKYTENCARKCQEGIKNVTMNMMSTLESQADEIPIEELTLAAKGIVNTLSNLMEAGNVHTEYPTNGDMESVIPYAHYDTDLESIEKAIPANIHNRDRANYKLLAYTNEDFQESTTAGVQNTAGTVYSKLRKIFQKSLVEGETPVKISTTSIVLSFEKNRASSFSNATIDMGDGSFHMPDWCSLKDTCNPNDTIIVQSSYSIYAPHAFTPQAKDLSRYSGSLNIDLYDASDSPIKVTEASEPISMRVPLDRNMPVPGEEYVVPFIPDRDWEYFFYHTTEIKSARAALQIRFRLEDLNQQFLVLVKFGDIKNISKAFDHVCMIPSKMEYQGFFGSDDTADPYTCFVGSDVVQGYQGQVTIGVRQMSSVEHDYYITKSHVPPTFPTGSGTFSTNYTIQTVSSTCRFFNETIKDWDTRGCEVGPLTNKRGIHCKCTHMTTFAGGWVVVPNTIDWNFVFSNMDFFKNPTLYITEIVIFVVYIVTVIWARYKDKKDLEMLGLTPLADNNKKDRYYYEIVVVTGMRRHAGTDSKVSFILSGDEDETDVRLFSDDKRKIFRRGSVDGFLMAVPRPLGALNYLHVWHDNSGKGKFASWYLRNVVVRDVQTDQKYIFIANRWFAVEEDDGMIDRLIPVAGKEQMTEFSHLFTEKTTKSLSDGHLWFSVIARPPQSRFTRVQRVSCCLCLLFLSMLTNAMFYEKGDSEQNSFTFGPFALSPEQIYIGVVSNIIVFPVSFLIILIFRKSRPRNKRPSRVAKALKEEQSKPAASVFDVHPTWKSSDERSCVTPSKLLEGGRPETAITRSGTSLSVVDFADGNGKKKKKKSWDLPWGFVIVGWILLWAATLVSAAFVTFYGVMFQDVKCKKWITSMLISFFTSIFITQPLKVILTAIFFSVVIKNPGGEEGEEDEEDEEKPRLATDEEYLHDQDSDEIAKPRKPGYKPPDPRLLEKAREVRLKEIKMWGIVREILFYSFFLWILMVISYRNRSYMSYYYKASLEKVFITTNDTKHHFLKIKNKDDFWVWAKSGMVDGIRAGVWYNDGQPLFLRGYINDKQSRIMGYATMRQLRVQKGSCDVAEDMQSIIHECNDDYDTSIQDEEDYGVGWKPAYENASFTNQREEYRYTTANVLDGYPYMGDRVWYSGGGYTVRLRGNATVLRNKLIELEKEGWVDRYTRAIFVEFTVYNPGINLFGIATLLLEVSPSQGIFPSYRFEPAMLLPYMTDVMLFQIACEIVYFAFTVFFIFQLFRGLIKEKINYFKQFWNLVEIGICSMSVTAIVIYFYRMFETSRLTERFKVSHGNEYMKFQYVGAWSELFSYIIGWLVFFASLKFLKLLRFNKRMSLLASTLKNSCRDLMHFSIIFNIVFLAFIQLFYLVYAGSLTSFKTFITACESGLVMMMGKFEIYDMKMVEPVMTQIFIFAYVVTITFIVVNMLLSILNETFGAVRSDIAKQNNEYEIVDFMMNRFKLWTGLGTPDRGVLSPEDLRGYNTIEGKIDLFPDRIDQLLSSLSHIYSKEERLDALFEMNAAKRQGLKSSFGKVPPSKSQRYQNMLPAVHTNY from the exons ACCCAAAAGGGTGtttcaaagaaaacaaacgACAAAGACATTTCAGCATCACACCAGGGGATTTTGTCCCAAATCAAATGACACCAGCAATATGTGCGTCAAAATGCGGgagttttaaattcaatttctgTGCTGTTACTCAAG GGCAGTTTTGTTTTTGTGGCCACTCGCTTCCCCCTGCCTCAGAGCAGGATTTGACGGAGGCGGGTTGCTCCGATATGTGCCATGGGgatattacaataaaatgtgGGGGCAAAGACTTTGTCACTGTGTACAGTACATCTCCACCAATCGAAGGACTTGAGGTCACACCGAGTATATCTCAAATCGAGACAGGAAATGACGTTTCATTTACTCCCAGCTACGAATCCGCTGGAGAGGACCTTACGTTCCAACTTGATTTTGGCAATGACGGAGGTAAAACTGACAAGAATCAGACCAGCATGTGGACCACGAAGTATTTTACACCAGGACTTTATCAAGTCATACTGTACGGGAACGATAATCAAAACTCTATTTTG GAGAAGCAAGCCACCACTGCAATATTAGTTGAAGCACGTCCACAAAATGTTTCACTGTCATGTCCTAACAATGCCGCTACATACGAGGACACTGTTTGTGTTTTGGATGTGATGACTGGCACGAACTTAGAGCTAACAGTCAATATTGATGGAGCCCTGCACTCGAAGTTTTTCATTTCAG ATCCTCCAATTTACACGGCGGGTCGCGCAATTGTCTCCATGTCATCTTCACTGTTGGCGGGGGAATCGACGGCTGATTACATTATAATGCCGGCAGCGGAAATCCAAGAGGCCGGGACACTGATAGGATTTGAGTATTATACAGACACACCAGGAGCCGTAGAATTCTAT ATATTGCGACCATCGTGTGCAACTTACTGTTTCGATAAAAACGATTGCTCTGGAGGAACATGTGAAAATATCAATGAACGCACATGTTCAGCAGGTGTTCAGTTTTGTCCTGCGTCTGGGGCTTGTTGGAACTCGATAGCCCCTTCATGTGCGGCGCCAAATGCAAGATACGATGGCACACAGAGAACACCTTTAAACCTAGTGGCAACAGTTGCACACACTTTAGCAGCATCTCCGTTATATGACTATTTTGCTCTCGATCTTACAACCAATGACATCAATGTACAACCGGGTGACATTTTGGCATACAAAAGCACAGGAGGcggaattttaaaatcttttgcATCGAACACATCCGAGTCTGATTTGAAAACCACAGATTTTAGCATAACAACAAATGCAGTTAATTTAGGATCTTCTAAGAGACATTTGTTGAGAGCTGTTGTATCAGCAGGTAGCATTGTTAAACTGCCATTTTTGTTCACGACATTCGGTACAAAAACTGTTGATATCACTTTGAAGAACACTGCTCTAGCGGTATCGGTGCCTTTGTCGGAGACAATAAATGTCATTGAAGGAATAGACATGTGTGCACTCGACGTAGTGGAGTATGCCGAAACGGGAAGTGTTCTCCAGATTCAAGTATTACAACACACAG gaTCGAGCGTGACGTATTATTGGAATTATGGAGATGGTACAAGTAACAATGTGTCAACAATTCAACACACGTATACTTACAGTATTCCAGGGACTTATTTTCTGAACGTCACTTGTTCAAATGCATTAAGTTCTAAGTCAAATTACACCATGATCAAAATTGAAACTAAAATAAACAACCTTGTTTTGGCATCTTCTCCTGCAATCACTTCAGAAGTGACGTCGTTTACCCTTGGAATGAGCACCGGATCTGACTATACATGCGCATGGAAGAAAAATGGAGTACTTTTCGCCATTACAACGGCCATCACAACACCTCCAAATGGAAACTTCGACCACACATTCTCAGAGGATGGAACATACGAAATTCTTGTAACATGTGCAAACAATATCAACAGTGAGAGTAGTTCCATTACCTTGATTGCTCAGAGAAGAATTCAAGGCCTTGCTTTAGTCCGAACTGGGGCCCTTTTAAACAATCCTTACACTGTGGACTTCGTTTGGGCAGATGGAACCAATCCTCAATTTTTGCTTGAGTTCAATGGAGTAACACAGACCCTGACTGTTGACACATTTTCGAGGAGAGGATCGTCTTCTGTTTTACCTGCAGAGGCTTCACCGACATCCTTCCCGTTTAATTTGACCGGTTACAATTTGGTTAGCAGTGAACAAATTACAGGGTTGTTTGGAATTGAATCTGAAATAACCAACCTTGCGATAAATTCGGACTCTCCTATTAACCCAAGTTTAGGGTATGGAACTGTTGCTAAAAGTACAGTAGTGACTCTATCCATCGATGCCACTGGAGGAACAAACGTCAACATACAATGGGAACACACGGTTGATAGTTCACCACCAACAGTAACATCGCAGTCCATAGCCTCTTGGACAACTCAAGTAACGAAGTCATTTACACTCTCCACTTTAGGAAACCACGAATTAAAAGTGACGGCGAGTAATGCATACTCCTCTTCTACCTCCACATTCAAGTATCTTGCTATTGCTCCCGTCAAGGACATTCAGTTCAAAACAATTGCTCCTGTTCTGTTTCTACCACCAGCAGACGTTGTTTTTGAGCTTGAACAAGTTCCAAGTGGAGATCCACCGAACGAAGCGACGATGATGATTGATTATGGGGACGGTCATTCGGACACTTTTCCATTTAGTTTGTCCAACACTTACTTATACTCATACAGGGAAGATGGGACGTTCACAGTTAGTGCCAACATTTCCAATGTCGTCAGTCACCAAATCGTAACTATAACAGTAGAAGTTGTGGAGTCAATAGTTGATCTCGTTATAGAACCCTATCCGCCACACGCCCCTCGTAATGATCCCGTAGACTTGAGAGTAAAAATGAAACGAGGAGGTACTGGCTCAAAACTTCAGCTTCGCTGGCAGTTTGAAACTGCTGGTGCTTGGACAACATTCCAAGATCGAACCG GGTCCAGTCCCGATGGTTATGATTCACAATTCAACACGTATGGGACCATTGGTACCTATACTGTCACAGTGGAAGCAAAGAGTCTGCTACAAACGAAATCAGCAACTTACACAATCGTCTGCGAGGAAAAAGTTACCGGAAACTTTGATTTGACTTCAAATTTCCCACTAGATTTTGATATTT tgcagacaataaGTTACACTCTGACTTATAATGATGTCATACCTACTAATGCAAAAATGAGGTACGAATATGGGAATGGTGAGTCTTCTGGGGATATCGCCTTTCCAATCATAACCACAGGGAGTTCGGATCAAAAGGACCACACATATACTGAGCCTGGTCACTATTCCACAACACTCACTCTGTTTAACACAGTATCGTCTGTAACAAGAACCGTTATG AGTGGGGTATATAAAAAGTTTTCGGGCTGTGACGCTGTTCTGAAATGGAAACCCATTGTACCTTTGAATGGGTCGGACCTGGACGGGTATGGTCCAGCCAAAAACATATTTCCACGTGACAGGCCATTGCGAGTACATATAACATGCACAACAG GTACCCTAGTTTACTATGATGTTTTTGCACAAGGAACGGTAAACATGCTGTCATGCAACAAAACGGAAAAAACATTGTTCGAGCTGGACTTTTCCAACCTTGAG GCTGAACGTTATGATCTAACGATTAAAGCCATTAACCCAATACATCAAGTCTCAATTCGGAAATCCATCGAAATGCAGGACCCATGCAAAGACATCGTAATAGATGACGGGGGCCTAAAGACGTCCGCGTACCAATGGAAAAAGTTCAACATTACATTAGGAATGATGGGCACTCAGACCTGTGTCCATATAGATTTTGGTGACGGATCCGTGGGTGAACTTTATGGAAACCAATCTATGTGCGATACTTTCACTGGACAGGCTCTGTATGTTGGACCTTTATCTACCATCACTGAAGTCAAACATGAATACATGACCATGAACACGTACATTGTTTTTGCGAACGGATTTAACGCCTATTCCACCTGCTCGGCTAATTTCACTCATGTAATATCTGATGTGGATTGCTCACAGCCCAAAGTCAGCGTCAAAGATTTAAAGCCAGTGTTCTACTATCCACAGGAAGTTAAAAGAAGTAGTATGGTGAGGGCTGTTGGGGTAACAGATATATACTGCACTACCACGCTTGATAACATCAAGAAATGGACGGTGTACAACATAGATGAAAACACTGGGGAGGATTTACAAGAAATTGACGTCTCAAGTTTGCCATCTCACTCAACAGCAGAGTTAGCATTGCCTCCCCTGTTCTTAGATTACGGCTCCTACAGACTGAACTATAGATTAGAGATGGTATCGACGGGCTTTGTCAAAAACGAAAACTTCACTGCAACAGTTGATCATTATGTTCGAATCATTAAGAGCGACCTTATTGCGGTGGTATATTCCGGTGGAGTGAGTAAAATACAACGAGGATACGCCAAAATGATCACCATTGAGCCCGAGTTGTATTCATTTGATCCTGACGTGTCTGCTGGTTTACCCCAA TTGTTCGATAACTTTACCTGGTGGTGTAGACGAAGCGACGAAACTCTCCCCGATCCCGACGTACTTTCTATGCCATACACAACTACAGAACTTGGTGCCAACCCTCCAGACAATGGCGGCTGCTTCCGACAAGGTCCTGGTAAGATTGATACGAACAACGGGACGCTGAGTTTCGACACCGCCAACATGCAGATAAACCAGACATACATCTTCAAGATCCAAGTTCGAAAAGATGACAGGATGGCAGAAACAACAGCTGAGTTGGAAATAGTTTCCGGTGATCCACCGGAACTAACTGTTAg CTGTGGAACCGCCCTCTGCATTCCCCGATCTGGCGGACAACTTGTACGTCCATCAAGTCGATTGAGTCTGCTCAGCAGTTGCACAGGTTGTACGCTAAACACCCAGTTCCAATGGAAAATTTATCAAAGTAACTACCAGTGGACTTGGAAGGAGATTATAGAACTCCCTACATATGTTGATG GCGTGTATTCAAACAGCATAGCAATTAAAACGACCATGTTTGATTTGGATACAACTGTCAAGACGTACATGGTGGAACTGTACGCCAAGCGCGAAGACGGACAAGAAGCTAGGGCCTACATGAAGTTATTCTTGAATGACCCACCCCGTAACGGAACCTGTACCATTTCACCGTCCGTGGGAGTGGCCACGGAAGTCAACTTTCAGGTCACGTGTTCGGGATGGATTGACGAGGATGGCATAGAGTCGTATCGTGTTTATG CTACCTTTAAGGATGACCCCCAGGAGAGGCAGGTGATATTCGGCAGCGTGTCGTCATACAGCGTCCAGCTTCCGGTCGGCCCGGATTATGACAATCATAGTATGGAGATTTTTGTTCGCATTGCTGACGTATACGGCGCTGCAGTGGATTTCAGAATAGGAACTATACAG GTGCTACCATTGTCTAAAGATGCAGTTGTCCAGCAACTGGTGTCCATGCAAGTGCAACTGAAAGACGAACTGGACCTAGCGTTAGCGAGAGCCGATCTCAGCCAAGTGAACGAGGTTGCTCTTATGTACGCTAGTCTGATCAACATGGCGAGTAAGAATGGATCTGCAG AGTACGCAGGCGTGGATGTAGCCGGAACTCAAACAGCGACGGGGTTAGGTCCAGACTATACCAACCGACAGGACGCATTCGATAAG ACTGGTACAACTTTTGAGAAAGAACTGAAATACCAAGCGGAAAGAGAAGTATATTCTCAG ATAACGAACCAAATAGCAGATGCACTGCAAAGGGTCACCATAGCAACCCCTTCATCTATTGCCTTGACAGCGAGCACTTGTGCGGAAGTCACTAAATACACGGAAAACTGTGCCAGGAAATGTCAG GaaggaataaaaaatgttacgaTGAATATGATGAGCACTCTGGAATCTCAAGCTGACGAGATTCCCATTGAAGAGCTGACACTAGCGGCCAAGGGCATCGTTAACACGCTTTCCAACTTAATGGAG GCGGGAAATGTCCATACTGAGTACCCGACAAATGGAGACATGGAATCCGTCATTCCGTACGCCCATTATGACACAGATTTGGAATCGATCGAGAAAG CTATTCCAGCCAATATACATAACCGCGATAGAGCAAATTATAAGTTGTTGGCCTACACAAATGAAGATTTCCAAGAAAGCACT ACTGCAGGGGTACAAAACACAGCAGGCACGGTATACTCAAAGCTTAGAAAGATCTTCCAAAAGAGTTTGGTAGAAGGTGAAACACCTGTAAAGATATCTACAACATCCATTGTTCTTAGTTTCGAGAAGAACCGAGCGAGTTCGTTTTCCAATGCAACTATAGACATGGGAGATGGAAGTTTTCATATGCCCGACTGGTGTTCTCTCAAAGACACTTGCAATCCAAACGATACGATTATTGTTCAA tcgtCATACTCCATCTATGCTCCCCACGCTTTTACTCCACAAGCAAAAGACCTGTCCCGCTACAGTGGATCTCTCAATATTGACCTGTACGATGCTAGTGACAGTCCAATCAAGGTGACGGAAGCCTCGGAACCGATCTCAATGAGAGTCCCGTTGGACAGAAACATGCCCGTCCCTGGGGAAGAATACGTCGTTCCATTTATTCCTGACAGAGACTGGGAGTACTTTTTCTACCACACAACTGAGATTAAATCTGCTCGAGCCGCTCTTCAGATCCGGTTCCGGTTGGAAGATCTCAACCAACAGTTTTTGGTGTTGGTCAAATTCGGTGacattaaaaacatttcaaaggcGTTTGATCATGTTTGCATGATTCCAAGCAAAATGGAATACCAAG ggTTCTTTGGATCAGATGACACTGCAGATCCCTACACCTGTTTTGTCGGAAGTGACGTCGTTCAGGGTTACCAGGGTCAGGTGACAATCGGAGTGCGCCAGATGTCTAGTGTCGAACATGATTACTACATCACGAAATCACATGTTCCGCCAACGTTTCCAACCGGAAGTGGTACCTTTTCCACTAATTATACCATCCAAACTGTCAGTTCTACCTGCCGCTTCTTTAACGAGACAATAAAAGACTGGGACACAAGAGGCTGTGAG GTCGGGCCGTTGACAAACAAGAGGGGCATCCACTGTAAGTGTACCCACATGACCACGTTCGCCGGGGGCTGGGTCGTGGTACCGAACACCATCGACTGGAACTTCGTCTTCTCCAACATGGACTTCTTCAAGAACCCCACTCTGTACATCACAGAGATCGTGATATTTGTGGTGTACATCGTCACCGTCATCTGGGCCCGCTACAAGGATAAGAAGGACTTAGAAATG CTGGGACTGACTCCTTTGGCAGATAACAACAAGAAAGACAGATATTACTATGAAATAGTGGTTGTAACAGGAATGAGGCGCCACGCTGGCACTGACTCTAAG GTGAGTTTTATACTCTCTGGAGACGAGGATGAAACTGACGTCAGATTGTTCAGCGACGACAAGAGAAAGATTTTCAGAAGGGGTAGTGTCGATGGCTTTCTCATGGCTGTTCCAAG ACCTCTTGGAGCATTAAACTATCTTCATGTCTGGCACGACAATTCTGGAAAGGGGAAGTTCGCTTCATGGTATCTACGTAACGTTGTCGTTCGCGATGTACAGACGGACCAGAAATACATATTCATCGCAAACAGGTGGTTTGCAGTTGAGGAGGACGACGGAATG ATTGATCGACTAATACCGGTAGCGGGCAAGGAACAAATGACTGAATTCAGCCATCTCTTCAcggaaaaaacaacaaaaagccTCAGCGATGGTCATCTGTGGTTTTCTGTCATAGCCAGACCTCCACAGAGCCGATTTACACGAGTCCAACGTGTTTCCTGTTGTCTCTGTCTCCTGTTTTTATCAATGTTGACAAATGCTATGTTCTATGAAAAAGGAGATTCGGAGCAAAATTCTTTTACATTTGGACCATTTGCTCTCTCACCTGAACAG ATATACATTGGTGTTGTGAGCAATATCATAGTATTTCCGGTAAGTTTCCTGATTATTCTGATCTTCCGGAAATCTCGACCTCGAAACAAGCGGCCTTCTCGCGTGGCAAAAGCATTGAAGGAGGAGCAGTCAAAGCCTGCTGCGTCTGTCTTTGACGTTCATCCGACGTGGAAGAGCTCAGATGAACGATCTTGTGTGACTCCTTCTAAACTTCTTGAAGGAGGCCGACCGGAAACTGCCATCACTCGTTCCGGAACTTCCTTGTCAGTAGTTGACTTTGCGGACGGCAACGgcaagaagaaaaagaagaaatcttgGGATCTTCCGTGGGGCTTTGTCATTGTCGGCTGGATTCTACTTTGGGCGGCCACCCTTGTTTCTGCAGCATTTGTCACATTTTATGGCGTCATGTTCCAGGATGTCAAGTGCAAGAAGTGGATTACCTCAATGCTGATTTCATTCTTTACATCTATTTTCATAACACAGCCTCTAAAG GTGATTCTGACAGCAATTTTCTTCTCAGTGGTGATCAAAAACCCCGGCGGGGAGGAGGGTGAGGAGGACGAAGAAGACGAAGAAAAGCCACGTTTGGCGACAGACGAAGAATACCTTCACGATCAGGACAGCG aTGAAATTGCAAAGCCAAGAAAACCCGGCTACAAACCGCCAGATCCGCGCCTTTTGGAAAAAGCGCGGGAAGTCCGACTGAAGGAGATAAAGATGTGGGGCATTGTCCGGGAAATCCTATTCTACTCGTTTTTCCTGTGGATTCTGATGGTTATAAGCTACAGAAACCGTAGTTACATGTCTTATTACTACAAGGCCAGCCTTGAAAAGGTCTTCATAACGACCAACGACACAAAACACCATTTCCTGAAA ATAAAGAACAAAGATGACTTCTGGGTTTGGGCTAAAAGTGGAATGGTGGACGGAATTCGTGCTGGAGTGTGGTACAATGACGGCCAGCCGCTATTCTTACGTGGCTACATCAATGATAAACAGTCAAGAATTATGGGATATGCTACCATGCGCCAACTCCGTGTACAAAAGG GGTCGTGTGATGTTGCCGAGGATATGCAGTCAATCATTCACGAGTGCAATGACGATTACGATACGAGTATCCAAGACGAAGAGGACTATGGGGTAGGATGGAAACCAGCTTACGAAAACGCAAGTTTCACCAATCAGCGCGAAGAATACAGATACACCACGGCAAACGTCTTGGATGGATACCCTTATATGGGCGACAGGGTTTGGTATAGTGGTGGCGGTTATACGGTTCGATTACGGGGAAATGCGACTGTTTTAAGGAACAAACTCATAGAGCTCGAGAAAGAAGGATGGGTAGATCGTTATACTCGTGCTATATTCGTGGAATTTACTGTTTACAATCCGGGTATTAATCTTTTTGGGATTGCCACTCTATTACTAGAAGTCAGTCCAAGCCAAGGCATTTTCCCTTCCTATCGATTTGAACCTGCAATGCTGCTACCTTACATGACAGATGTGATGCTTTTCCAGATTGCCTGTGAAATTGTCTACTTTGCCTTTACAGTTTTCTTCATCTTTCAACTTTTTAGAGGCctcataaaagaaaaaatcaactatTTCAAACAGTTCTGGAATCTGGTTGAAATTGGCATCTGTTCCATGTCGGTGACCGCCATTGTTATATACTTTTATCGCATGTTTGAGACCAGCCGACTAACGGAACGGTTCAAAGTTTCTCATGGCAACGAGTACATGAAGTTTCAGTACGTTGGAGCTTGGAGTGAGTTGTTCAGTTATATCATTGGATGGCTAGTCTTCTTTGCATCTCTAAAATTCTTGAAGCTTCTAAGATTCAACAAGCGAATGTCACTGTTGGCCTCTACGCTGAAGAATTCCTGCAGAGACTTAATGCACTTCAGCATAAtatttaacattgttttcttgGCATTCATCCAACTGTTTTATCTAGTCTATGCTGGGAGTCTCACTTCATTCAAGACTTTCATTACGGCTTGCGAATCCGGCCTCGTTATGATGATGGGCAAGTTCGAAATCTACGACATGAAAATGGTAGAGCCAGTGATGACGCAAATTTTCATCTTTGCCTATGTCGTCACAATCACTTTCATAGTGGTCAACATGCTGTTGTCAATCTTGAATGAGACATTCGGAGCGGTAAGATCGGACATCGCCAAACAGAACAACGAGTACGAGATTGTTGATTTCATGATGAACCGATTCAAACTTTGGACTGGGCTCGGCACTCCTGACAGAGGCGTTCTGTCACCGGAAGACCTGCGCGGTTATAACACGATCGAAGGCAAGATCGACTTATTCCCGGACCGAATTGACCAGTTACTGTCGTCTCTGTCACATATCTACAGTAAAGAGGAACGTCTTGATGCCCTTTTTGAAATGAATGCTGCAAAAAGGCAAGGTCTTAAGTCGTCGTTTGGGAAAGTACCTCCTTCAAAAAGCCAAAGATACCAGAACATGCTACCAGCCGTTCACACAAACTATTGA